CCACGCTCGCTCTGGCGATACGGGCCGTGCGGACCGCCAACGTCCGGGCCTTCGCTCCAGTCGATGCCAAGCCAGCGCAGGGCGTCGAAAATCTGCTGTTCCGACTCGCGGGTCGAACGCAACTGGTCCGTATCCTCGATCCGCAGGATGAACTCACCGCCGTGCTGCTTGGCAAAGCAATAGTTGAACAAGGCGATGTAAGCGGTGCCGACATGGGGATCGCCAGTAGGCGAAGGCGCGATGCGGGTACGGACGGTGGTCATGGCATGTCTCGGAAAGAAGATAAAAGCAAAGATCAAACAGGGGGCGAATGGTAACAGGCGATGGTGGGCGGGCTCCAGTGAGAGCGGGATTTGTGTGGCATCTCTCAGACCGAGTCGCCTCCTTCGCGAGCAAGCCCGCTCCCACAGGAGATCGCATGCAGCCTGGACGACTCGGTCAACTGTGGGAGCGGGCTTGCTCGCGAAGAGGCCGTCGAAGCCACCGCAAATTCAGACAGCCAGCAACCGCTCCCGCAACTTGCCAATCTCATCGCGCAATTGCGCCGCCGCCTCGAACTCCAGGTCCCGAGCCAGTTGGTACATCTTCTCTTCCAACTGCCGGATTCGCTTGGTGATTTCGCTCGGCGAGCGCAGTTCGGCCTCGTAGCGGGCGCTCTCTTCGGCGGCCTTGGCCATGCCCTTGCGCTTCTTGCTGCGCGAGCCGGGCACGGTGGCGCCTTCCATGATGTCGGCGACGTCCTTGAACACACCTTTAGGGGTGATGCCATTGGCCAGGTTGAAGGCGATCTGCTTGTCGCGGCGGCGCTCGGTCTCGCCGATGGCCCGCTCCATGGAACCGGTCATGCGGTCGGCATACAGAATCGCGCGGCCATTGAGGTTACGCGCCGCGCGGCCGATGGTCTGGATCAACGAGCGCTCGGAACGCAGGAAACCTTCCTTGTCTGCGTCAAGGATCGCCACCAGCGACACCTCGGGCATGTCCAGGCCTTCACGCAGCAGGTTAATGCCCACCAGCACGTCGAAGGTGCCCAAGCGCAGGTCGCGGATGATCTCGACCCGCTCCACGGTGTCGATGTCCGAGTGCAGGTAACGCACCCGCACGCCATGGTCGGCCAGGTAGTCGGTGAGGTCTTCGGCCATGCGCTTGGTCAGCGTGGTGACCAGCACCCGTTCCTCCAGCGCCACGCGCTTGGTGATTTCCGACAACAGGTCGTCGACCTGGGTCAGCGCCGGACGCACCTCGACTTGCGGGTCGACCAGGCCGGTCGGCCGTACCACCTGCTCGACCACCCGCCCGGCATGCTCGGCTTCGTAGTTGCCAGGGGTGGCCGAGACAAAAATCGTCTGCGGGCTGACGCTTTCCCATTCGTCGAAGCGCATCGGCCGGTTGTCCAGTGCCGAAGGCAGGCGGAAACCGTATTCCACCAGGGTTTCCTTGCGCGAACGGTCGCCTTTGTACATGGCGCCGACCTGAGGCACGCTGACGTGGGATTCGTCGATCACCAGCAAGGCGTCAGGCGGCAGGTAGTCATACAAGGTCGGCGGCGGCGCACCCGCCGGACGGCCCGACAGGTAGCGCGAGTAGTTCTCGATGCCGTTGCAGTAGCCCAGTTCCAGGATCATCTCCAGGTCGAACCGGGTCCGCTGCTCCAGACGCTGGGCTTCCACCAACTTGTTGTTCGAACGCAGATACTCCAGGCGCTCCTGCAACTCGACCTTGATCCCCTCGATGGCGTCCAGCAGGGTTTCCCGGGGCGTCACGTA
This genomic interval from Pseudomonas alvandae contains the following:
- the uvrB gene encoding excinuclease ABC subunit UvrB produces the protein MSEFQLVTRFQPAGDQPEAIRLMVEGIEAGLAHQTLLGVTGSGKTFSIANVIAQVQRPTLVLAPNKTLAAQLYGEFKAFFPNNAVEYFVSYYDYYQPEAYVPSSDTFIEKDASINDHIEQMRLSATKALLERKDAIIVTTVSCIYGLGSPETYLKMVLHVDRGDKLDQRALLRRLADLQYTRNDMDFARATFRVRGDVIDIYPAESDLEAIRIELFDDEVESISAFDPLTGEVIRKLPRFTFYPKSHYVTPRETLLDAIEGIKVELQERLEYLRSNNKLVEAQRLEQRTRFDLEMILELGYCNGIENYSRYLSGRPAGAPPPTLYDYLPPDALLVIDESHVSVPQVGAMYKGDRSRKETLVEYGFRLPSALDNRPMRFDEWESVSPQTIFVSATPGNYEAEHAGRVVEQVVRPTGLVDPQVEVRPALTQVDDLLSEITKRVALEERVLVTTLTKRMAEDLTDYLADHGVRVRYLHSDIDTVERVEIIRDLRLGTFDVLVGINLLREGLDMPEVSLVAILDADKEGFLRSERSLIQTIGRAARNLNGRAILYADRMTGSMERAIGETERRRDKQIAFNLANGITPKGVFKDVADIMEGATVPGSRSKKRKGMAKAAEESARYEAELRSPSEITKRIRQLEEKMYQLARDLEFEAAAQLRDEIGKLRERLLAV